In the Candidatus Cloacimonas acidaminovorans str. Evry genome, one interval contains:
- a CDS encoding class I SAM-dependent methyltransferase, with the protein MDYIQHYHNDALEFDYWGKDLITPAEIRRNQFIQHLCPIKKGQKVLDIGSGRGWFSLHCANMEAEVTAIDLSEENLNRIKNIDPRIKTIYGDACSINLPGKSFDLIVALEVLEHLVDPALAIDNWKKMLKTGGILFVTVPYKEVIRYSLCIHCNRKTPMNAHLHSWDAPKLASILENNGFYILRATLFAHKLLSALGLDKKLQKVPFRVWNFLDKLCGIGNDKYSYLAVKAIRQNR; encoded by the coding sequence ATGGATTACATTCAGCATTATCATAATGATGCCCTGGAATTTGATTATTGGGGTAAGGACTTAATAACTCCTGCAGAAATAAGAAGAAATCAATTTATTCAACATCTGTGTCCAATTAAAAAGGGGCAAAAGGTCTTGGATATTGGCAGTGGTAGAGGTTGGTTTTCTTTGCATTGTGCAAATATGGAAGCAGAAGTAACTGCTATTGACCTTAGCGAAGAAAATCTAAACAGGATTAAAAATATTGATCCCCGCATAAAAACCATTTATGGTGATGCTTGTTCAATAAATCTACCAGGAAAATCATTTGATCTAATCGTTGCCCTGGAAGTGCTTGAACACCTTGTTGATCCAGCTTTAGCAATAGACAACTGGAAAAAGATGTTAAAGACAGGTGGAATTCTTTTTGTAACAGTTCCCTACAAAGAAGTTATCCGCTATTCTCTTTGCATTCATTGTAATCGCAAAACACCGATGAATGCGCATTTGCATAGTTGGGATGCACCTAAATTGGCATCTATTCTGGAGAATAATGGATTCTATATCTTAAGAGCAACTTTGTTTGCTCACAAATTGCTTTCTGCTTTAGGTCTGGATAAAAAACTGCAAAAAGTTCCTTTTAGGGTATGGAATTTTCTGGATAAACTTTGTGGAATTGGCAACGATAAATATAGCTATTTAGCTGTAAAAGCGATCAGACAGAATCGTTGA